Proteins encoded by one window of Micromonospora coxensis:
- a CDS encoding DUF3151 domain-containing protein gives MQNLLPEPPATLLPAHEEADAALAAAVGQGTDEAYAEVAARFPTHSAAWAALAARAFDAGQVVPAYAYARTGYHRGLDQLRRSGWKGHGPVPWSHAPNRGFLRCLYVLSRAAGEIGEADEAARCAQFLRDCDPAAGDALAGTVS, from the coding sequence ATGCAGAACCTGTTGCCGGAGCCACCGGCCACCCTCCTGCCCGCGCACGAAGAAGCGGACGCCGCCCTGGCCGCCGCCGTCGGGCAGGGCACCGACGAGGCGTACGCCGAGGTCGCGGCCCGCTTCCCCACCCACAGCGCGGCCTGGGCGGCGCTGGCGGCCCGGGCGTTCGACGCCGGTCAGGTCGTCCCGGCGTACGCCTACGCCCGCACCGGGTACCACCGGGGCCTGGACCAGCTGCGCCGCAGCGGCTGGAAGGGGCACGGCCCGGTGCCCTGGTCGCACGCGCCCAACCGGGGCTTCCTGCGCTGCCTGTACGTGCTGTCCCGGGCCGCCGGGGAGATCGGCGAGGCGGACGAGGCGGCCCGCTGCGCCCAGTTCCTGCGCGACTGCGACCCGGCCGCCGGGGACGCCCTGGCGGGCACCGTCAGCTGA